A genomic stretch from Lathyrus oleraceus cultivar Zhongwan6 chromosome 2, CAAS_Psat_ZW6_1.0, whole genome shotgun sequence includes:
- the LOC127118430 gene encoding eukaryotic translation initiation factor 2 subunit beta — MADETPNDLKEEVSDIAPFDPTKKKKKKKVTVIDPTADESVDKLAQKTENLSVADEAESSFSGLKKKKKKPVEISNLNEESGETAEDLEDLPEEDEEEPISLQPRYPWEGSDRDYEYEELLGRVFNILRENNPELAGDRRRTVMRPPQVLREGTKKTVFVNFMDLCKTMHRQPDHVMAFLLAELGTSGSLDGQQRLVVKGRFAPKNFEGILRRYINEYVICLGCKSPDTILSKENRLFFLRCEKCGSGRSVAPIKAGFVARVGRRTAGS, encoded by the exons ATGGCAGATGAGACACCAAATGATTTGAAGGAGGAGGTTTCAGAT ATAGCACCATTTGACCCTACtaagaagaaaaagaagaagaaagttACTGTTATAGATCCTACAGCTGATGAATCGGTGGATAAATTGGCTCAGAAGACCGAAAATCTGTCAG TTGCTGATGAGGCAGAGTCTTCATTTTCTggtttgaaaaagaaaaagaagaagccT GTTGAAATCAGCAACTTAAACGAGGAGAGTGGAGAAACAGCTGAAGATTTGGAAG ATCTTCctgaagaagatgaagaagaacCGATTTCTTTGCAGCCTCGTTATCCTTGGGAAGGGAGTGACCGTGACTATGAATATGAGGAG CTTCTTGGTAGGGTGTTTAACATTCTACGTGAAAACAATCCAGAACTTGCTGGAGATCGTCGAAGGACAGTTATGAGGCCCCCTCAGGTTCTTCGTGAAGGCACAAAGAAAACTGTGTTTGTGAATTTTATGGATCTATGCAAAAC GATGCATCGACAGCCAGACCATGTTATGGCTTTCTTGCTTGCTGAACTGGGTACTAGTGGCTCCCTAGACGGACAGCAAAGATTGGTTGTTAAGGGAAGATTTGCACCAAAGAATTTTGAAGGAATTCTGCGACGATATATTA ATGAATATGTTATTTGTCTTGGATGCAAGAGTCCAGACACAATACTTTCAAAGGAAAACCGTCTCTTCTTTCTTCGGTGCGAGAAG TGTGGATCTGGAAGATCAGTTGCTCCAATCAAAGCTGGTTTTGTTGCTCGTGTTGGCCGAAGGACCGCAGGGTCATGA